One Actinomadura viridis genomic region harbors:
- a CDS encoding EthD family reductase: MHRLTVQYFSPADPAAFDERYQSVHVPLVRALPGIRSFTLSRPRPLGGDGPYLVAELWFEDAGALTTALGSPEMKAAAEDAATYDVASTVMFSGEVTEVLR, encoded by the coding sequence ATGCACCGTCTGACCGTTCAGTACTTCTCCCCCGCCGACCCCGCGGCGTTCGACGAGCGCTACCAGAGCGTGCACGTACCGCTCGTCCGCGCCCTGCCCGGGATCAGGTCGTTCACCCTGTCGCGGCCCCGCCCGCTCGGAGGCGACGGCCCCTACCTCGTCGCGGAACTGTGGTTCGAGGACGCCGGAGCCCTCACGACCGCGCTCGGCAGCCCGGAGATGAAGGCCGCGGCCGAGGACGCGGCGACCTACGACGTCGCGTCCACCGTCATGTTCTCCGGGGAGGTCACCGAGGTGCTCCGCTGA
- a CDS encoding hydantoinase B/oxoprolinase family protein, translated as MAEILQTNTAPAGRVEVDPVTLDIIENALRNARYEMDEVLFRTALSPGIREQHDEFPLIADPSGKMVVGQFGLSVPDFLAHFDGTIGEGDILMTSDPYACGAAISHANDWLLVVPIYHEGRLVGWSSMFGHMSDVGGKTPCSMPADARTIYEEGVVVPPFKLYEGGVLNEPALRIILNQVRMPDWNRADLNGLVAACTTAARRVSELCDRFGVETYLSALDALLDRNLQAMKVLLATLFEDGRTLEFADYICDDGCGYGPYELKISLTRTGEKIHLDFSHAAPQAVGPVNYFINENLVRMFFGIYVITVADPQILWNDGFYPLIDVTIPEDSFWKPRHPAALNARNHGIGRVFDLFGGLLGQTNPEILNAAGFSSSPHFMYSGHRTSGPREGEWFQLYSIGFGGVPGRPVGDGPDGHSLWPSFRNIPCEYLESYYPLRVERWETIADSGGAGLHRGGNGVDVAYHFEEPGTIAIHDDRWLTYPWGVNGGRPGERGRKWIQRADGTHEVLPSKCHDIPVAPGDVLHFVTWGGGGWGDPLARPADLVATEVLRGLVTAEGAREGYGVVCTADGVLDEEATEALRARLAAERTEVPVFDMGPPLEQILARCEEETGLPAPRPPVDVRSAAALGHRR; from the coding sequence ATGGCCGAGATCCTGCAGACCAACACCGCGCCGGCCGGCCGGGTCGAGGTCGACCCGGTCACCCTGGACATCATCGAGAACGCGCTCCGCAACGCCCGGTACGAGATGGACGAGGTGCTGTTCCGCACCGCGCTGTCCCCCGGCATCCGCGAGCAGCACGACGAGTTCCCGCTGATCGCCGACCCGTCCGGGAAGATGGTCGTCGGCCAGTTCGGGCTCTCGGTCCCCGACTTCCTCGCCCATTTCGACGGCACGATCGGCGAGGGCGACATCCTGATGACGTCCGACCCGTACGCGTGCGGCGCGGCGATCAGCCACGCCAACGACTGGCTGCTGGTGGTGCCGATCTACCACGAGGGGCGGCTGGTCGGCTGGTCCTCGATGTTCGGGCACATGTCGGACGTGGGCGGCAAGACGCCGTGCTCGATGCCCGCCGACGCCCGCACCATCTACGAGGAGGGCGTGGTCGTCCCGCCGTTCAAGCTGTACGAGGGCGGCGTGCTGAACGAGCCGGCGCTGCGCATCATCCTCAACCAGGTGCGCATGCCCGACTGGAACCGGGCCGACCTGAACGGCCTGGTCGCCGCGTGCACCACGGCCGCCCGGCGGGTCTCCGAGCTGTGCGACCGGTTCGGCGTCGAGACGTACCTGTCCGCGCTGGACGCCCTGCTCGACCGCAACCTCCAGGCCATGAAGGTGCTGCTGGCCACCCTGTTCGAGGACGGCCGGACGCTGGAGTTCGCCGACTACATCTGCGACGACGGCTGCGGGTACGGCCCGTACGAGCTGAAGATCTCGCTCACCCGGACGGGCGAGAAGATCCATCTGGACTTCTCGCACGCCGCCCCGCAGGCCGTCGGGCCGGTGAACTACTTCATCAACGAGAACCTCGTCCGGATGTTCTTCGGGATCTACGTGATCACCGTCGCGGACCCGCAGATCCTGTGGAACGACGGCTTCTACCCGCTGATCGACGTGACGATCCCCGAGGACTCCTTCTGGAAGCCGCGCCACCCCGCCGCGCTGAACGCCCGCAACCACGGCATCGGCCGGGTGTTCGACCTGTTCGGCGGGCTGCTCGGCCAGACGAACCCGGAGATCCTGAACGCGGCCGGCTTCTCGTCCTCGCCGCACTTCATGTACTCGGGCCACCGCACGTCGGGGCCGCGCGAGGGCGAGTGGTTCCAGCTGTACTCGATCGGCTTCGGCGGCGTGCCGGGACGCCCGGTCGGGGACGGCCCGGACGGGCACTCGCTGTGGCCGTCGTTCCGCAACATCCCCTGCGAGTACCTGGAGTCGTACTACCCGCTGCGCGTCGAGCGGTGGGAGACGATCGCCGACTCCGGCGGCGCCGGCCTGCACCGGGGCGGCAACGGGGTCGACGTCGCCTACCACTTCGAGGAGCCCGGCACGATCGCGATCCACGACGACCGCTGGCTCACCTACCCGTGGGGAGTGAACGGGGGGCGGCCGGGCGAGCGGGGCCGCAAGTGGATCCAGCGGGCGGACGGCACCCACGAGGTGCTGCCCAGCAAGTGCCATGACATCCCGGTCGCGCCGGGCGACGTGCTGCACTTCGTCACGTGGGGCGGCGGCGGGTGGGGCGACCCGCTGGCGCGTCCCGCGGACCTGGTCGCGACCGAGGTGCTGCGCGGCCTGGTCACCGCCGAAGGCGCCCGCGAAGGGTACGGCGTGGTCTGCACCGCCGACGGCGTGCTCGACGAGGAGGCGACCGAGGCGCTGCGGGCGCGGCTGGCCGCCGAGCGCACCGAGGTCCCCGTCTTCGACATGGGGCCGCCGCTGGAGCAGATCCTCGCCCGCTGCGAGGAGGAGACCGGCCTGCCCGCGCCGCGCCCGCCGGTCGACGTCCGGTCCGCCGCCGCGCTGGGCCACCGCCGGTGA
- a CDS encoding oxygenase MpaB family protein, with translation MDKPSRRNVLMAGGTLGAVGALSVASPAQAAPLWTWSPKGSVAGAGEGADPRGVWDPEADALVASLLDRGAVPEVNKLLRTWTKNSQALPAGLPADLRDFMERARRLPSWADQGKLATAVEFNKKRGLYLGVTYGFASGMMSTVIPREARAVYYSKGGADIKDRITKTAKLGYDIGSLKAYQPDGEMIVTCVKTRLAHAGVRHLLPKSPYWTKVADEKVPISQADMMVTWHSLPTTVMQNLVKWKVPIPAAESEAFLHSWQLSAHMLGIKDEYIPNSWAEANSQAKQVLDPILAATPEGIKLAHMLLNLGAVIDGGLLTKPILGSLTRYILGDEIAGWLKIPRDLFWDSAFEVAWEPFVQVREGLLSLDRAPGILKTVYWAFDEIIRVAALLFLSEGTMPISIEIPTGNNPDY, from the coding sequence ATGGACAAACCCAGCAGGCGCAACGTGCTGATGGCGGGCGGAACGCTGGGCGCGGTCGGCGCGCTCAGTGTCGCGTCGCCCGCGCAGGCGGCCCCACTGTGGACGTGGTCGCCCAAGGGCTCGGTGGCGGGCGCCGGCGAGGGCGCCGACCCTCGGGGGGTGTGGGACCCGGAGGCCGACGCGCTGGTCGCCTCCCTGCTCGACCGGGGGGCGGTCCCCGAGGTCAACAAGCTGCTGCGGACCTGGACCAAGAACAGCCAGGCGCTGCCGGCCGGGCTGCCCGCCGACCTGCGCGACTTCATGGAGCGGGCGAGGCGGCTGCCCTCCTGGGCCGACCAGGGCAAGCTCGCCACCGCGGTGGAGTTCAACAAGAAGCGCGGCCTGTACCTCGGAGTGACCTACGGCTTCGCCAGCGGGATGATGAGCACGGTCATCCCCAGGGAGGCGCGCGCGGTCTACTACTCCAAGGGCGGCGCGGACATCAAGGACCGCATCACCAAGACCGCCAAGCTCGGGTACGACATCGGGTCGCTGAAGGCCTACCAGCCCGACGGCGAGATGATCGTGACCTGCGTCAAGACGCGGCTGGCCCACGCCGGGGTGCGCCACCTGCTGCCCAAGTCCCCGTACTGGACGAAGGTCGCCGACGAGAAGGTCCCGATCAGCCAGGCGGACATGATGGTCACCTGGCACAGCCTGCCCACGACCGTCATGCAGAACCTGGTCAAGTGGAAGGTGCCGATCCCGGCCGCCGAGTCCGAGGCGTTCCTGCACTCCTGGCAGCTGTCCGCCCACATGCTCGGCATCAAGGACGAGTACATCCCCAACTCGTGGGCCGAGGCCAACTCCCAGGCCAAGCAGGTACTGGACCCGATCCTGGCCGCGACGCCCGAGGGCATCAAGCTGGCTCACATGCTCCTCAACCTCGGTGCCGTCATCGACGGCGGCCTCCTCACCAAGCCCATCCTCGGCTCGCTCACCCGCTACATCCTGGGTGACGAGATCGCCGGATGGCTGAAGATCCCCCGGGACCTGTTCTGGGACTCGGCCTTCGAGGTGGCCTGGGAGCCCTTCGTCCAGGTCCGCGAGGGGCTGCTCTCGCTCGACAGGGCGCCGGGGATCCTGAAGACGGTCTACTGGGCCTTCGACGAGATCATCCGCGTGGCGGCCCTGCTCTTCCTGTCCGAAGGCACCATGCCGATCAGCATCGAGATCCCGACGGGCAACAACCCCGACTACTGA
- a CDS encoding hydantoinase/oxoprolinase family protein — translation MGYRLGVDVGGTFTDVLLVDEETGLSHRAKTASTPADQSEGVLNGIRKVCRDAGIEMDEVAHVLHGTTVATNAILQGRGARVGLVTTEGFRQVLQIARSFVPGGLAGWIIWPKPEPLARLEHTVQIPGRIAADGTVVTPLDEERARAELRRLGGAGIEALTISLINSYANDEHERRVAELAAEELPGVPVSLSSHVLPEMREYERTVTTVANSYVQPEVSRYVSNLDRSLTGSGIDAPLSVLRSDGGLIKAAKAAEDPVSLLLSGPAGGVTGAAWFAEQAGFSDFLTFDMGGTSTDVALVLGGRPRIGRETTVGDLTVRATSVDVRTVGAGGGSIAHVPELTRALRVGPRSAGADPGPAAYGTGGTDPTVTDANVVLGYLPRQLAGGEISLDVEAARKAMRTIADAMGLPSIEAAAAGVIDIVNENMLGALRLISVQQGYDPRDFALMSFGGAGPLHANALGRLTGSWPVIVPPSPGVLCAYGDATTCPRDESARTMVRRFSTLDDAELRAALAELADAAAGRLEAEGVPRESQTATYQIDLRYHGQGFEIPVEVDRATVDGDLLDGLGALFDAEHERLFSFLLGNEREVINLRVTVSGPRPEVAWRTLPEGTGDPSAALVRETEVWMDGATTPARIYDRSRLLAGDVVAGPAVVVEMDSTTLVLAGHAATVHPSGSLLIRPLNEEG, via the coding sequence ATGGGATATCGACTGGGCGTCGACGTGGGGGGCACGTTCACGGACGTGCTCCTCGTCGACGAGGAGACCGGCCTCAGCCACCGCGCCAAGACGGCGTCCACTCCGGCGGACCAGTCGGAGGGCGTGCTCAACGGCATCCGCAAGGTGTGCCGGGACGCCGGGATCGAGATGGACGAGGTGGCGCACGTCCTGCACGGCACCACCGTGGCGACCAACGCGATCCTGCAGGGCCGGGGCGCGCGGGTCGGCCTGGTGACGACCGAGGGGTTCCGGCAGGTCCTGCAGATCGCCCGGTCGTTCGTCCCCGGCGGCCTGGCCGGCTGGATCATCTGGCCGAAGCCGGAGCCGCTGGCCCGGCTGGAGCACACCGTGCAGATCCCCGGCCGGATCGCCGCGGACGGCACGGTCGTCACCCCGCTGGACGAGGAGCGCGCGCGGGCGGAGCTGCGCCGGCTGGGCGGGGCCGGCATCGAGGCCCTGACCATCTCGCTGATCAACTCCTACGCGAACGACGAGCACGAGCGGCGGGTGGCGGAGCTGGCCGCCGAGGAGCTGCCCGGCGTGCCGGTGTCGCTGTCCAGCCACGTCCTGCCGGAGATGCGGGAGTACGAGCGCACCGTCACCACCGTGGCGAACAGCTACGTGCAGCCCGAGGTGTCCCGCTACGTGAGCAACCTGGACCGGTCCCTGACCGGCAGCGGGATCGACGCGCCGCTGTCGGTGCTGCGCAGCGACGGCGGGCTGATCAAGGCCGCCAAGGCGGCCGAGGACCCGGTGTCGCTGCTGCTGTCCGGCCCGGCCGGCGGCGTGACGGGCGCGGCCTGGTTCGCCGAGCAGGCCGGGTTCTCCGACTTCCTCACCTTCGACATGGGCGGCACGTCCACCGACGTGGCGCTGGTGCTCGGCGGGCGTCCCCGGATCGGCCGGGAGACCACCGTCGGCGACCTCACCGTCCGCGCCACCAGCGTGGACGTCCGCACGGTCGGCGCGGGCGGCGGCTCGATCGCCCACGTCCCGGAGCTGACCAGGGCGCTGCGGGTCGGCCCGCGGTCGGCGGGCGCCGACCCCGGCCCGGCCGCCTACGGGACGGGCGGCACCGACCCCACGGTCACCGACGCCAACGTCGTCCTCGGCTACCTGCCGCGGCAGCTCGCCGGCGGGGAGATCTCGCTGGACGTCGAGGCCGCCCGCAAGGCGATGCGCACCATCGCCGACGCGATGGGCCTGCCGAGCATCGAGGCGGCGGCGGCCGGCGTGATCGACATCGTCAACGAGAACATGCTCGGCGCGCTCCGCCTGATCAGCGTCCAGCAGGGCTACGACCCCCGCGACTTCGCGCTGATGTCGTTCGGCGGCGCGGGCCCGCTGCACGCCAACGCGCTCGGCCGGCTGACCGGCTCCTGGCCGGTGATCGTGCCGCCGTCGCCGGGCGTCCTGTGCGCCTACGGGGACGCGACCACCTGCCCGCGCGACGAGAGCGCCCGGACGATGGTGCGCCGCTTCTCCACCCTCGACGACGCCGAACTGCGCGCCGCGCTCGCCGAGCTGGCCGACGCCGCCGCCGGGCGGCTGGAGGCGGAGGGCGTGCCCCGCGAGAGCCAGACCGCGACGTACCAGATCGACCTGCGCTACCACGGGCAGGGCTTCGAGATCCCGGTCGAGGTGGACCGCGCGACCGTCGACGGCGACCTCCTGGACGGGCTGGGCGCCCTGTTCGACGCCGAGCACGAGCGGCTGTTCTCCTTCCTGCTCGGCAACGAGCGCGAGGTGATCAACCTGCGGGTCACGGTGAGCGGGCCGCGCCCCGAGGTCGCCTGGCGCACCCTGCCGGAGGGGACCGGCGACCCGTCCGCCGCGCTGGTCCGCGAGACCGAGGTGTGGATGGACGGCGCCACGACGCCCGCCCGCATCTACGACCGTTCCAGGCTGCTCGCCGGTGACGTCGTGGCCGGACCGGCCGTGGTGGTCGAGATGGACTCCACCACCCTGGTGCTGGCCGGGCACGCCGCGACCGTGCACCCCAGCGGCAGCCTGCTGATCCGTCCGCTGAACGAGGAGGGCTGA
- a CDS encoding isochorismatase family protein, which translates to MNEDLAAGYRASGFGQGLGCGRSPAVLVVDLVRAYLVDGSPLRAPVEDAVAAAVTLIGAGRAAGLPVLFTRVSYRPGGADGGLFRRKIPALGVFEEGSPLGDFAEGAAPRPGETVVTKQYASSFHGTSLAATLTASGIDTLLICGLTTSGCVRATATDALQHGFRPLVVDEACGDRDRRLHEANLLDLDAKYADVLSLDEALTTIREAASA; encoded by the coding sequence GTGAACGAGGATCTCGCCGCCGGCTACCGCGCCTCGGGGTTCGGGCAGGGCCTCGGCTGCGGCCGGTCCCCGGCGGTGCTGGTGGTGGACCTCGTCCGCGCCTACCTGGTGGACGGGTCGCCGCTGCGCGCCCCGGTCGAGGACGCGGTGGCCGCCGCCGTGACCCTGATCGGCGCGGGCCGGGCGGCCGGGCTGCCGGTGCTGTTCACCCGGGTGAGCTACCGGCCGGGCGGCGCGGACGGCGGCCTGTTCCGCCGCAAGATCCCCGCGCTCGGCGTGTTCGAGGAGGGAAGCCCTCTCGGCGACTTCGCCGAGGGGGCCGCCCCCCGTCCCGGCGAGACCGTGGTCACCAAGCAGTACGCCAGCTCGTTCCACGGCACGTCGCTGGCGGCCACGCTGACCGCGTCCGGCATCGACACCCTGCTGATCTGCGGGCTCACCACCAGCGGCTGCGTCCGGGCCACCGCGACCGACGCGCTGCAGCACGGGTTCCGCCCGCTGGTGGTGGACGAGGCCTGCGGCGACCGCGACCGCCGCCTGCACGAGGCCAACCTGCTGGATCTGGACGCCAAGTACGCCGACGTCCTCTCCCTCGACGAAGCCCTCACCACCATCCGGGAGGCGGCCTCGGCCTGA
- a CDS encoding RNA polymerase sigma factor, with the protein MTDDIERLLRTEAPQVLGALVRRFGRFDIAEDAVQEALLAAGRDWPVHGVPENPRSRLIRIGYRRMVDMLRSEQARRRREHEAGMTELAMQEPARRPGPPQETDDSLTLLMLCCHPALSTTSQVALTLRAVGGLTTAEIAHAYGTTEATMGARIGRAKQRLVRAGARFTPPAGADQDERMAAVTQVLYLIFNEGYTATAGDELARVDLTREAIRLTRMLHASLPGDGEVTGLLALMLLTESRRTARTNGDHELVPLDEQDRTRWDPDLIREGTELIDGVWNRGAAGPYRLQAAIAAVHAAATSPGRTDWPQIAMLYLWLERLAPTAPVRLSRVVAVAQAYGPARGLALLDDLNRRHHLDRDPLTRQRERAVRAHLLHLTGDTAGAAALYRQAAGLTGNRVERRYLLDKAGRLG; encoded by the coding sequence ATGACCGACGACATCGAGCGGCTGCTGCGCACGGAGGCGCCGCAGGTGCTCGGTGCCCTGGTGCGGCGCTTCGGCCGCTTCGACATCGCCGAGGACGCGGTGCAGGAGGCGCTCCTGGCCGCCGGCCGGGACTGGCCGGTCCACGGCGTACCGGAGAACCCGCGGAGCAGGCTGATCCGGATCGGCTACCGGCGGATGGTCGACATGCTCCGCTCGGAGCAGGCCCGGCGGCGGCGCGAGCACGAAGCCGGGATGACCGAGCTGGCCATGCAGGAGCCCGCCCGCCGGCCGGGCCCCCCGCAGGAGACCGACGACAGCCTCACCCTGCTGATGCTGTGCTGCCACCCGGCGTTGAGCACCACGTCCCAGGTCGCGCTCACGCTGCGCGCGGTGGGCGGGCTGACGACCGCCGAGATCGCCCACGCCTACGGCACGACCGAGGCCACCATGGGAGCGCGGATCGGCCGCGCCAAGCAGCGGCTGGTCCGCGCCGGAGCCCGTTTCACCCCGCCGGCCGGCGCCGACCAGGACGAACGGATGGCCGCCGTGACGCAGGTGCTCTACCTGATCTTCAACGAGGGCTACACGGCCACGGCGGGCGACGAACTCGCCCGCGTCGACCTGACCCGCGAAGCGATCCGGCTGACCCGCATGCTCCACGCCTCCCTCCCCGGCGACGGGGAGGTGACCGGCCTGCTGGCGCTGATGCTGCTCACCGAGTCCCGGCGCACCGCGCGCACCAACGGCGACCACGAGCTGGTGCCGCTGGACGAACAGGACCGGACCCGGTGGGACCCCGACCTGATCCGCGAGGGCACCGAACTGATCGACGGCGTCTGGAATCGCGGCGCGGCAGGCCCCTACCGCCTGCAGGCGGCCATCGCCGCCGTGCACGCCGCGGCCACGTCCCCGGGACGGACCGACTGGCCGCAGATCGCGATGCTGTATCTCTGGCTCGAACGCCTCGCTCCCACCGCGCCGGTCCGGCTCAGCCGCGTGGTGGCGGTGGCCCAGGCGTACGGGCCGGCCCGCGGCCTGGCGCTCCTGGACGACCTCAACAGGCGCCACCACCTGGACCGGGATCCGCTCACCCGGCAACGCGAACGCGCCGTGCGCGCCCACCTTCTCCACCTGACCGGCGACACCGCCGGCGCCGCCGCCCTGTACCGCCAGGCGGCCGGCCTGACCGGCAACAGGGTCGAACGGCGCTACCTGCTCGACAAGGCCGGCCGTCTCGGCTGA
- a CDS encoding DUF998 domain-containing protein has translation MATVPATTAVRGSGRLLIAGAAAGPLFFASALTQMVMREGFDITRHPISQLATGGPGWIQITTFVVAGLGGLALAAGVKRTITGGVGRRALPVLIGIFGAGLIAAGLFPMDPENGFPAGTPEGPVAQMSWHGVAHSAAAAVAFTALAVAAIVLAVRCVRRRAVPAAVLNGAAALVLLLPMSPDHMSLQIAANGAVAFTWTTVLALSLRRRHA, from the coding sequence ATGGCCACCGTCCCCGCCACCACCGCCGTCCGAGGCTCCGGCCGCCTGCTGATCGCCGGTGCTGCCGCCGGGCCGCTGTTCTTCGCCTCGGCCCTCACGCAGATGGTCATGCGCGAGGGCTTCGACATCACCCGGCACCCGATCAGCCAGCTCGCCACAGGCGGGCCCGGCTGGATCCAGATCACCACGTTCGTGGTCGCGGGCCTGGGCGGCCTCGCCCTGGCCGCCGGCGTCAAGCGCACGATCACCGGCGGTGTCGGCCGCCGGGCGCTGCCGGTCCTCATCGGGATCTTCGGCGCCGGGCTGATCGCCGCCGGCCTGTTCCCGATGGATCCGGAGAACGGCTTCCCGGCGGGCACCCCGGAGGGGCCGGTCGCCCAGATGTCCTGGCACGGCGTAGCGCACTCGGCCGCGGCCGCCGTCGCCTTCACCGCACTCGCCGTCGCGGCCATCGTGCTGGCCGTCCGGTGCGTCCGCCGGCGGGCCGTGCCGGCGGCCGTGCTGAACGGCGCCGCCGCGCTCGTCCTGCTGCTGCCCATGTCGCCGGATCACATGAGCCTGCAGATCGCGGCGAACGGCGCGGTCGCGTTCACCTGGACGACCGTGCTCGCGCTGTCCCTGCGCCGCCGCCACGCCTGA
- the paaZ gene encoding phenylacetic acid degradation bifunctional protein PaaZ: MSPLLESYAAGRWFRAADDGEPLLDAATGEEVARFSGRGPDIAAMVRHARETGGPALRALTFHERAALLKALAKHLTARKEELYALSVRTGATSRDTMVDVDGGIGTLFSYASKGVRELPNDTVVLDGGLERLGKGGTFVGQHLYTSRPGVAVQINAFNFPVWGMLEKLAPAFLAGLPSIVKPAAQTAYLAELAVRQIIESGILPEGTLQLLAGGPAGLLDELTVQDSVAFTGSAHTAGILRRHPNVLDGGVRLGVEADSLNCSVLGPDVRPGDPEFDLFVKGVVTEMTVKAGQKCTAIRRVLVPGPMAGTVIDALAARLAKVSVGDPRNPDVRMGALASLGQRDEVRKAVDALRATAEVAFGDPAGAALLDGDAERGAFMTPLLLRARPGATEPHDVEPFGPVSTVLTYDGLDEAIALAARGKGSLAASVVTHDPEVARTVVRGLAPWHGRVLVLDRDDAGESTGHGSPLPVLVHGGPGRAGGGEELGGVRAVLHHMQRSAVQASPDLLTAVTGRWTAGAARTEPDVHPFRRSLAELRIGDTIASAPRTVTLEDIGHFAEFTGDTFYAHTDAEAAARNPLFGGIVAHGYLVVSLAAGLFVDPAPGPVLANFGVDALRFLTPVKAGDAIAVTLTVKQITPRSGADYGEVRWDAVVTNQDGAPVATYDVLTLVAKTWPAESAPEA, translated from the coding sequence GTGAGCCCGCTGCTGGAGAGCTACGCCGCCGGACGATGGTTCCGGGCCGCCGACGACGGGGAGCCCCTGCTCGACGCCGCCACCGGTGAGGAGGTCGCGCGCTTCTCCGGCCGGGGGCCGGACATCGCCGCGATGGTCCGGCACGCCCGCGAGACCGGAGGCCCCGCCCTGCGGGCCCTGACCTTCCACGAGCGGGCCGCGCTGCTGAAGGCGCTGGCCAAGCACCTGACCGCGCGCAAGGAGGAGCTGTACGCGCTGTCGGTGCGGACGGGCGCCACCTCGCGGGACACGATGGTCGACGTCGACGGCGGCATCGGAACCCTGTTCAGCTACGCGAGCAAGGGGGTGCGGGAGCTTCCGAACGACACCGTCGTCCTGGACGGCGGCCTGGAGCGCCTCGGCAAGGGCGGCACGTTCGTCGGCCAGCACCTCTACACCTCCCGGCCGGGCGTCGCGGTCCAGATCAACGCCTTCAACTTCCCGGTCTGGGGGATGCTGGAGAAGCTCGCCCCGGCGTTCCTCGCCGGGCTGCCCTCGATCGTCAAGCCCGCCGCCCAGACCGCCTACCTCGCCGAGCTCGCGGTCCGGCAGATCATCGAGTCGGGGATCCTCCCCGAGGGCACGCTCCAGCTCCTCGCGGGCGGTCCGGCCGGGCTGCTCGACGAGCTGACCGTCCAGGACTCGGTGGCCTTCACCGGTTCCGCGCACACCGCGGGCATCCTGCGCCGCCACCCGAACGTCCTGGACGGCGGCGTCCGGCTCGGCGTCGAGGCCGACTCCCTCAACTGCTCCGTCCTCGGGCCGGACGTCCGTCCCGGCGACCCCGAGTTCGACCTGTTCGTCAAGGGCGTCGTCACCGAGATGACGGTCAAGGCGGGGCAGAAGTGCACGGCCATCCGCCGGGTGCTCGTCCCCGGGCCGATGGCCGGGACGGTGATCGACGCGCTCGCCGCGCGCCTCGCGAAGGTGAGCGTCGGCGACCCGCGCAACCCGGACGTCCGCATGGGCGCGCTCGCCAGCCTCGGCCAGCGCGACGAAGTGCGCAAGGCCGTCGACGCGCTCCGGGCCACCGCGGAGGTCGCCTTCGGCGATCCCGCGGGCGCGGCCCTGCTCGACGGCGACGCCGAGCGCGGCGCGTTCATGACCCCGCTCCTGCTGCGCGCCCGTCCCGGCGCCACGGAGCCGCACGACGTGGAACCGTTCGGCCCGGTGAGCACCGTCCTCACCTACGACGGCCTGGACGAGGCGATCGCGCTCGCGGCGCGCGGCAAGGGCAGCCTCGCCGCGTCCGTCGTCACCCACGACCCCGAGGTCGCGCGGACCGTCGTGCGCGGGCTCGCGCCCTGGCACGGCCGCGTCCTCGTCCTGGACCGGGACGACGCCGGGGAGTCGACCGGGCACGGCTCGCCGCTGCCCGTCCTCGTCCACGGCGGGCCGGGACGCGCCGGCGGCGGCGAGGAGCTCGGCGGCGTCCGCGCGGTCCTGCACCACATGCAGCGCAGCGCCGTCCAGGCGTCCCCCGACCTGCTCACGGCCGTCACCGGGCGGTGGACGGCGGGCGCCGCGCGCACCGAGCCGGACGTCCACCCCTTCCGCAGGTCCCTGGCCGAGCTGCGGATCGGCGACACGATCGCCTCCGCGCCGCGGACGGTCACGCTGGAGGACATCGGCCACTTCGCCGAGTTCACCGGCGACACGTTCTACGCGCACACCGACGCCGAGGCCGCCGCGCGCAACCCGCTGTTCGGCGGCATCGTCGCCCACGGGTACCTGGTCGTGTCCCTCGCCGCCGGCCTCTTCGTCGACCCGGCCCCCGGGCCCGTCCTGGCGAACTTCGGCGTCGACGCGCTGCGCTTCCTCACGCCGGTCAAGGCCGGCGACGCGATCGCGGTGACGCTGACCGTCAAGCAGATCACCCCGCGCTCGGGCGCCGACTACGGCGAGGTCCGCTGGGACGCCGTCGTGACGAACCAGGACGGCGCGCCGGTGGCCACCTACGATGTGCTCACGCTCGTGGCCAAGACCTGGCCCGCCGAATCGGCACCGGAGGCCTGA
- a CDS encoding YciI family protein, whose translation MKYLLLSYTPSAAWDAATADSPSEEALAAFAEYQKFERELIETGEFVTSEGLGHPAVGTTVRRTADGVVATDGPFAELKEVLASFAVIDVAGRERAVEIVSRIVEVLGEPIEIRPIMSADFAA comes from the coding sequence GTGAAGTACCTCCTGCTGAGCTACACCCCCAGCGCCGCCTGGGACGCCGCGACCGCCGACAGCCCGTCGGAGGAGGCTCTGGCCGCGTTCGCCGAGTACCAGAAGTTCGAACGGGAGCTCATCGAGACCGGCGAGTTCGTCACCAGCGAGGGTCTCGGGCACCCGGCGGTCGGCACCACGGTCCGCAGGACGGCGGACGGCGTGGTCGCGACCGACGGGCCGTTCGCCGAGCTCAAGGAGGTCCTGGCCAGCTTCGCCGTGATCGACGTGGCCGGCCGGGAACGCGCCGTGGAGATCGTTTCGCGGATCGTCGAGGTGCTGGGCGAGCCGATCGAGATCCGGCCGATCATGAGTGCGGACTTCGCGGCATGA